The DNA window CAAGCTCTTTTGCCTTCTCCATGGCTGCTTTCACCAGTTTTTCATCCATCAGGGGAATGCCGTCGTCCGTAAATCCGGCGGCTCCGCATGCCTTCAGCGCTTCCATGTCGGTCAGCTCCTGTCCTTTCAGGCCCTTTGACACGGCCGCGGCCGCCAGCACATGAATCCCGGTTGTTTTCCCTTTTTCAATTATATATCCAACCGTCTCCGGATTGTCCGCTGCCGGTTTCGTGTTCGCCATGCAGACCACCGTCGTGAAACCGCCCGCCTTTGCCGCGGCCGCTCCCGTCACGATGTCTTCCTTGTATGTCAGTCCGGGATCGCGAAAATGCACATGCACGTCCACCAGTCCCGGGGCAACGATAAGACCCGACGCGTCGATCACTTCCCCGACGCTGTTTACCGCCTCTTCGGCGGGGCCGTTTTCATTGTTTCCGCGGCTGATTATCTTTTTTATCTTCCCGTCCTCAACCAGTAAATCGGCGGGGCCGTCAAAGCCGCTATCCGGGTCTATGACCCGTCCGTTTTTTATAAGCATGATTTTCTCCTCACTGTTTTGGTTGCTGTTTCTGTTGTTGTTTGGGGTACTGCTTTGGTACAGTTTTGCTTACTGTCCTAATTACTAGTGAGCCTTATGGCTGCGGCATTCTTATTTTGCCGGCACAATTTCCAGCCAGTATCCGTCCGGATCCGAAATAAAGTAGATTCCCATTGCCGGGTTTTCGAAGCAGACGCAGTCCATCTCCTTATGCTTTTTCAGGGATGCTTCCATATCATCCGTTACAAATGCCAGATGAAACTCATTGTCTCCCAGGTTATAAGAATCCTTCTCCCAGTCTCTGAGCCAGGTCAGCTCAAGCTGGTAGCCCGTCTCACCATCGCCGAGATACACCAGAATAAAGCTGCCGTCCGCTGCTTCTTTTCTGCGCACTTCTTTGAGGTTCAGCGCCTCCTCGTAGAATTTTAAAGATTTCTCCAGGTTTACTACATTAAAGTTATTATGTGCAAATGTGAATTTCATATGTCAAGCTCCTCTCCTTCTCTGTGAATCTCTATCAGACGCTCTCTCCATCCCTCGCTGGACGGATGCTGTCTCATCTTTTCAATTATACTGTAGTCTTTCCAGAAATGCATCGGAATTACGGCTTTTGCATCGGCTTTTTCCATAAATTCTTTCATCCCCAGATAAAACCACTGTTCCAGGCGCGGATCCAGGGGAATAAAGGCCGCATCCGCCGTGCGTCCCGCCATCTTATCCATCTCTTTTGCATAATTGGCCGCCATATTGTGGTTCCAGGCTTTATCCTCGCCCTCCCACCACCAGTTATTCAAATCTCCGGCATGGTAAATCTCTTTTCCCTCACAGGAAATCCAGAAAGCCACGCCCTCATCGGTGGATTTAAACGTCTCTATCTCCATGGTGACGCCGTCCGGCTCCGTATTTCCGCCTTCTTCTGTCTTTTCGTTTTTCCCGGGATGCAGCGTGTATTTCTCACCGGCTTTTACAAACATCACTTTATCAAGCAGATGCCCCGGCACTTTCTTTTTGTTAATATCTTTAGAGAGAACATATTGAATATCCTCTCTCCCTTCCGCCAGATCAAATATCACCGGTGCAAAGTGGTCACCGTGAAAATGGCTGGCAAAAACCACCAGAGGCCTGCTCCTGTCAAAATCGGGCAGAGGCCCCTCATAGTAGTCAAACAGCATGGTTACATGGTCCAGCTTTACGGAGAAAGAGCTGTGATGTATATAGGTTATTTTCATGGATTTTCGGCCTCCTTGCCTGCCATCGTGTATTGGGTGCTGAGTTTTGTGTTCTCTTTATTATATTCTAAAAGCCGGGGGGCTTCAATATGAAAAATGAGGACGGCAGTGGGATGGGTATGGACGGGGTGGAGAGTGGGAGGTTGTGAGTCTTCAGTCCCGGGAGGAGGAGTATCGTAAGGTGGGGGCTACGGAAGAAAGAAATCTCCTGCGGGGACCGCTTCCGCTTATGGAATGCGCAGCGCTTCTAAGCTCGATAATACCTCGCTAAGAAGCGGCGGATTCCAACGTCCCCTTCGGAGATTTTTTCTTCCTCCTCCCCCACAGGCAGTCTATGACCCGGGACCGAAGACGCCGGGTTTATTGTCCACCCCGTCCCGGAACGGCCACTACTGTCTGTCCTGATTTGGAGGGCGGGGGGATGATACCACCACCTTTTTGATTGCTTATTCTTTGACTGCTTATGGGGTTGGGATTGGAGAATCTTTACAAAAATGAATCAGAAGGAATTTGACGATAAAAAATAGGAATTTTATCAGTTAGTTGTGGTTTCTCTATAAGCTGAAATGGCTTGGTTACTGTTTTTTGATTAAATGAGCCTGTATGGAAGTATAAAATGGTTCCCTATTTGGTGCACAAATAAAATTACCGCTTGCGGGAGGCCTTAAGGTGATCTATTTACATTTGACAGAATTGTATAGAATACGTAGAATGAAACAAATAGCTGGAAATAATGCGCATTAGGCGAGGAAAGCGAAGGAACGGCAATTTATATTAGACACTGAGTACGGATATAGAAACAGGAGGTTGTTTTTATGAAAAATACAGTAAGTAAGTTGTTTGGTGATATAGATTATTTTGCTGAATGTGCCTCGAAAATAGCTATAGAAAATTATAAAGACAGCATACGCAGCAATAGCGTATATTCACGTGACTGTAGGGAAGAAGGGGCCTATTTTTGCGCAGTTTCTAAACCATGCTGTAATTCCTTAGAAATGGCGCTTCCTATCCTTTTTATCTATTCATTATATGATCATGAGGAATGGCAGAAAACAGAGAAACCATGGAAGAATAATTTTAAAACCGATGAGTGGAAAAGTCATTTAAAGGATTATTGGATAGCAAAATACTTCTCGTGTGAGGGCGCTTCAAGTATCAAATATATGCAGGCGGATGCCATAGACGGATTCGATATTAAGAATGAAATACTTGATACTGCAATCCCATCTCCTGTTCTTTTTATAACTCGGTATGGTGATATTAATGCTTGGAACTCTTTCGATTATCTGATTGAAACGGAAGATGAATTTATTCTTTTTGAATCATGGACAACCGCGTAATACATAAAAATCAGCGGATATTTGGCAAACTAGAGAAGAAAATTTCGCATATAAATGCTTAATATATCGCAGAAATTCGAAATACAGAATTAGATGAGGAGGTACAAAACTTGAAAAAGATCATAGCAGCCGCATTAACTGTTGCAATTTCAGTGAGCGTGTTCTACCTTGTTGGGACAGGTTTTATAAAGCAGACGAGCGTGGTATTAACGGATTATTCTGAATCAGAAGATGGCACTGAAATAACACTCCATGTTGCAGTTGCATCCTCTATGGGCTATATCCGAGACTATAAAGATGACGGTGGTGGTGTAAAACCTCACTACTTGAAATTTTACTCTGCTTTCGGTGGATTAAATAGTTCATTTGATTCTAAAAATACGTTTGAACTAGATATAGCACCGGATGATACAGAAATTTACTTCTATCAGGGTGATGGTGGATATACATTGGTGTTAGAGAAAAATGAGCAAACAGGTGTATGGGAAGTACCGAAATAACCCACCACTAAAATCCAGTTCGCATAAGGATTTAGTAAAAGAAATGGAAACACTTCGTTACGCATTTAATCTATAGTTCCAACCATAATTCCCTTACCACTTTCTGATACGGGCAGTGGCCTAGACACTCCCTCCTCCCTCCCCTTTGAAAAAATAGGACAGTTCAGACGCCGCAGGCCGGAAGGACGGGGTGGGCGATACCCCCGGCGTCTTTGGTTCCGGTCCATAGACTCCCCGTGGGGGAGGAGGAAGAAAAAAACTCCGCAGGGGACGTTGGAATCCGCCGCTTCTTAGCGAGGTATTATCGAGCTTAGAAGCGCTGCGCATTCCATAAGCGGAAGCGGTCCCCGTAGGAGTTTTCTTTCTTCCGTATCCCCCCACCTCACGACACCATCCGCCCGGAACCAAAGACTCATAACCTCCACACCACCACACCGGCCCCGGCCATCCGGCGGCGTCCTAATTTTTCACCCACTATTTCCTTTTAGCCGCCGCCTTACTCATAAATTTCTCATTTTTTATAATAAATCTCTCATGCTCGCCTTCGCCAATTTTACCGCTCTCATCAAAGACCTCCACATGGAATACCAGTCTTCTTCCGTCAACTTCCGTTAATTCGCTCTCACACCATACGATCATTCCCGTCGGTGTGGCGGACATATGGCTGATGTTCAGCTTTGTCCCAACGGTTCCTTCACCGTCGTTCATATAAGGGGCAACGCTCATCCACGCTGTTTTTTCCATAAGAGCCACCATGGCCGGTGTTGCAAATACTTCCAGAAGACCGCTTCCAAGAGCGTTTGCAGAATTGTCCTCTGTCACCATTACTTCCTGTCTTCCCTGAATTCCTGCTTTTAACATCTTCTCTACCTCTCTTTTCTTTGATTCAAACGTAAATCTAATCTTCCAGCCTGCTGCCGCATTTCGGGCAGTAGGAGAAATCTTCCGCCGCTTCGTATCCACAGTTCGGGCACTTCTTCCCCGAATGCTCCGGCAGGCAGTTGGAACCATTCTGTTCCCCATATGTATGTCCCGCACGTTCCTCCTGCTCCCACGGGTTTCCATTTCCCTCGCGGCACAGTGTCAGGTCTTCGTCACGGATTTCGACATCCGCTCCCCGAAGCAGCATCCGGCCGATCTCCGGATTCAGCTCGTACACGGCATTGCAGCACGACATCTTCACATAATAGCGTCTGTTCCACTTAAACAGAGGGATAAAGAAAAAACTGAAATACATATAGGTCATATAAACCTGATATCTTCCATAGGCTCCGCATCTGTTGCAGATTACCGTTTTTAAATATTCTATCTGTTTCATTCCGGAACTGATTCCACCGATAAATATCATAACCGCCACCTGATTTCTGATTACTCTGTTACGTTACCTTACTCTGTCCGGTTTATTGCGTATTACTGCATTACCGGGATATTTATTAGTATACTAAACGTATTTTACTTGTGCAATAAATATGTTAAAATTTTATCTATTTTTTAGAAATATCTGGCATACGGCAAAGATTCCAAACGCGGCCACACGGACAGACAACATATCCCGCCATGTTTTTTCAGCTTAATTATTATTTTAGAAGCCATTTTTTATGTGGAACTATTTTCTAAAAAATAAAACTGGTATTATGGTATAATGTTCACAAAGTGGACATTATACCTGCGCATGCCGAGTTCTGCGTCCACCGCAGAAATTCGGGCGCTAAGTTCCGTCGGAGACACCGTATTCACTAGTGAATATGGTATAATGTTCACAAAGTGAATATCACTCAAAAGCTTATTTCAACACCCCCGCCATATACATAAAGGAACTTATACCATGATTACAAAAAAGATAAATAACTTCGACCTGCAGCAAATCGCCGAATCCGGCCAATGTTTCCGCATGAACTGCCTGGAACCCGGCAGATACAAGGCGGTGAGCGGCGGCCGCTATGTAGAAGTCGTCCAGGAGGGGCAGACTTTCTATTTTCACTGCTCCGATGAGGATTTTCCGTTCTGGAGCCGTTACTTTGATCTTGAAACCGACTACGGCGCCATTATTTCCTCCGTCAGGAAACGCGATGTTTACCTTCAGGAGGCCGCCTGCGCGGGCAGCGGTATCCGCATATTGAATCAGGATGCCTGGGAAATGATTATCACCTTCATTATCTCCCAGCAGCGCACCATCCCCAAGATTAGGGAGGCGGTGGAAAACTTAAGCCGTCTGTACGGGAAGGAGAGACAGGCTCTTTCAGCCTTCGGTGAAACCGTCCTTTACCACACGTTTCCCACTCCATCCCAATTAAAAAAGGCCTCCTTAGAAGACCTTCAGTCATTGAAGCTGGGCTACCGGGCGAAATATATCCATCGCATCTGCCGCGACGCGGATGAGAAAAAACTGGATCTTTCACTTCTCCCGGCAATGGATTATAAAAAAGCCATGGAATACCTGATCGGTTTCTATGGCATCGGGACTAAGGTGGCCAACTGCATCTGCCTTTTCGGACTGCACCACGTGGAGGCTTTTCCCGTGGACACCTGGATTCAGCAGATTCTGATGAACCATTATTACAGGAAAAAATATGACTCGGCTCCCAAAAGCCGCCTGTACGAGATGATGGTGCAGGATAACTTTGGGAAATACAAGGGGTGCGCCGGAGTGATGCAGCAATATATATTTTACTATGAACGCACCGTGTTAAACGGGCGCAGTTCCTAAATCCGGCTCCTTCCCGCTACAAATTCAGCAGAACCAGCGCCAGAAGTATCATCCCGCACCCGTATATCTGCCGCTTTGTCATCCTATCCTTTAAAACCAGAACGCTCACAAAGCAGACAATCAGGATTGTACCCACGCTGAGGCACGGGTAAGCAAGGTACGCGGGCAGTCTGGTGACCGCCGCCAGAAGCAGGGAGGTTGAAAAATAGTTGGGGATTCCGACAAAAATGCCGCTGATAAAATCCACCGCTTTCAGTCTCTTCTTCTCCTGAAACACCTCTCGGAGCATTGGGATCAGACACAGGATCAGGGCGGTCAGGAACGTGTAGAATAAAAACAGAGCATCAAACCTGCGTTCCCCGATATGTTCAAACACCTTAGACATCCCGTCTCCCGCTCCGCTGAAGAGAAACAGCACAAGGAGGGCCATCTTTGCAGATGCCCCTTCTTTTCCTTTTTCCAGATTAATCACAAGAATTGCCGCCACGACAAGCGCCATTCCGGCCGTCTGTAGAACCGTCGGCCTCTCGTTCAAAAAGAAAATACTGGCCGCCACGGGCAGCATGATTCCCAGTTTTGCAAATGCGGAAGACAGAACGGCTCCGTTCTTCCCGATGCTGTACTGTAAAAGCAGAAGCGTCCCCAGGAAAAAGATTCCGTTCAAAACCCCGGCGGCCATGGCCGTCATCATCGCCGCTTTCAGCCCCGGATCCCCGGCAGATGCCGTCATCAGAAACTTCGCAGTCGGAATAATCTGCTTTTCCGGGAGCATCAGGAAAGCAACCACGGTACAGGTCACATAGTTTCCCATCAGGATTGCATATTTGTTGCTGCTGTACTCTTCGCTCAGACGCAGCGCCACAGCCATGGATGCGCTGCAGAGCACCGCCAGTATCAGATAAATCATTTATAATAAATCCCCTGTCTCTCTGAATCTTCTGTAATGTTGGCTTTCTTTCGCCCTTTCAAGGGTTTCAAGCATTTCGGGAATGTCTTCATTTAAATCCCCGGCCAGAACGACATAGTTGGACGCATGGTTGGTACGGAACACGGTTCCCGGAGAATCCACATTTTCCAGGAATATCTTCATCTCATCCATAATTTCATCCGCCGTGATGCGCTCAAAACGCCCCTCCACGACATCGTCGTACATCGGTGTACCTTCATAGAGACGAAGCGTCAGGAAAGAAGCATATTCCGGATTCATCTCGGAAATGAGCTTTGCGCAGGAAAGTGCATGCTCTTTCACCTTTTTCCGGCCTCCAAGACCCGAAATCAGAGTTACCGAAGTAGCGATTCCACACCGCTTTAATTTCTGTCCAGCATCGATTACCTCCCGGGCCGTCACACCCTTGTGGATGTATTCGAGGATCTCATCGTCTCCCGTCTCCGCGCCGACATAGACAATGCCCAGTCCGGCTTCCTTAAGCTGTCTCAGTTCGTCCTCGGATTTTCGCAGTATATCCTGCGCCGTTCCGTAGGAAGCAACTCTTGTCACATTGGGGAACAGACGTCTGACGGCGTCCAGAATCGTAAGCAGATCTTCCGTCTTCATAATCAGGGCGTCCCCGTCGGCAAGGAAAACTTTCTTTACATACGCCGCATAGGCATCATGAGCCTCCTGAAGATCCGCCATGATTTCATCCATCTTGCGGACACGGAACTGTTTTTCCTTGTACATATTGCAGAATGTACAGGTATTGTGCGCACAGCCGATCGTCACCTGGACAATCAGGCTCCTGGCCTCACTCGGTGGTCTGTATACAACGCCTTCATATATCATAATCCAATCACTCCTTATCCATTACTGTCCGGTAACGATTCCGTACCCGTCATTTTCGTTCATATTCGATTGCTACATCTTCCTCCTCCGGAAGCCATTCCGGAAAGTCTTTTCCTGCGGTGAGGCTCAGGGAATTGTGATCTTTTTTCGTGTCTCTTAGGATCGCGCTGAGGCGGTCAAACCATTTACTGGATCCCAGATAGCGTTCCCAGTAAAAATAAGTTCTGCTGTTCTTCACTTTGGACGCGCTGATCGGAGTTCCCGAGCAGTAGGCGCTGTTCAAAGTGCCGTATAGCTCCGCCATCTCCAGTTTCCGCTCCTCGGGTATGGTTTCCAGTCCCTTAAAGGTCTGGTTGCTGATTGTCTCTATCAAAAACCGGCTGCTGTATTCTTTAAAATTGAGCAGGTTCGGGTCTTCCTCCTGATAGCGTTCCGCCCAGCCGGAGATATCCACCTCTTTTGTATGATAACGGAAACTGCCGTCTTCTGTCCAGTTAATAATTCCATACTGGCAGGGAGGGATGGCAAGGGAGGAGGAAACAATCTCATAAATTCCGTATTTCCCCTCATCCAGCGGACTCTCCACATTCTTTTTCACCCTCTGCAGATGAAGATGGCCGCTTATGTAGACAGGAAGCTTATATTCTTCCAGAAGCCGTACGACATCCCTGTAGTTTTCCAGTGTACACTCCTCCGGATAGAGAGTACTCTCCTTCAGCAGGTTGTGATGGGCCACGGGGATTACCATGGCTCCGGCCTCCTTCGCCGCCTCCAGCTGCTCCCGCATCCAGACAAGGGTCGTATCCTTGATTCTGCCTCCCGTCTCATGGACGGGTTCGTAGATGCATGAATCCAGCATCATCATCCAGTAATGTTCATCCAGCCTGTAAAGATAACTCAGAGAATCCTTATCCCTGGACGACGCCTGGTCATAGCCAAACTCATGGTAAATATCGTAAAAGCCTTTGGCATCAACGCCCTCGGCCGTTTCTTTCTTATCGTCAAAATAGGTGGCTGCCCACGGATGGTTGATATCGTGGTTTCCCGGTATGACAAGCACCGGAATTCCCGCATCCTGCACCCTCCTAAGCTTTTTCGCCAGCTCCTGGTGGTTCACCTTCTCACCATTCTGGGAAATATCCCCGCTCAGGATCAGGACGGACGGTTTCTGCTTCAGGACCTCCTCCAAAAAAGCATCGGCAATCACGTCCAGATACGGCACCACCGTTCCGTCGTTCCATTCCGTGTAGGTGTCCAGAGATTCCCTGAAATCCGTCATTTTAGGAGACTGGTAGTGTAAATCCGACGCAACAATCATCGTAGGCGGACGGTACGGCTCTTCCTCTGCTTCCGTCTCCCGGCCGGCCGTATCTCCTCCGGAAGGACGCCCCTTTTTTCTTCCGGCGCCGGTCCCACGGTGTTCCGAATCTGCCCCGGCCTCCATACTCTCCGGCGGTTCTCCGGTTTCCGCGCCCTCCTTTTCGCCTGCCGTATTTTCCGTACTTTCTTCTATCTGCTCTCCGCTGCTTCCGTATATGGTCTGTTCTTCCCCTTTTTTACTGAAATCGGGTACAAACTTTACCACCAGTACGAGAACTGCAAGGAGCAGTAGCAATTCTGCCGCATAGACGAGCAGAGACATCTTTCTCCATTTTCTCATTCTGTATTAAGTCCTCTGTGCCAGTCTTTTTCTGATGTCACTCTCTCTGTCCTCAAACAGGAGATTTTTATTGTATTCATAATAACGCTCACATCTGTTTTCCCTTAAAAAATTCACACTGTAATAATTTGTATTCAGCTCCGTCACAAAAATGACCATCTCCTGGCCCGCGGCGAAGGCGGCCTCCATAAAATCAAAGCCGTGTTCCAGCATTGTAAGGGCTGTCTCCGACATCGTGTCGTATTCGCGTGCCTCTTCCCTGAACAGCTCCCGGACTTTTGCAAAACCGGCTTCAGGGGAAACGATATGCTCTTTTTCCAGTGTCAGTGCGTAGTCCTGCAGTTTATCCGCCGCATCCCGGTTAAGATGCTCTTCTCTTCTGCTGATGAGCCCTGCCTTATGCCTCTTTTCCAGGTCAATAACCATCTCCGCAGCTAGGTTTTCAAGCAGCCCCGCGGCGCTCTCCGTCGTCTTTGTTTCTACCGTCTTTGCTTCTACTGTTTTTGCTTCTACTGTTTTTGCTTCTACTGTTTTTGCTTCTACTGTTTTTGCTTCTACTGTTTTTGCTTCCACCGTCTTTGTCCCCGCCTCTGTTACCGGCATTTCATCGGCCATCTGCCTGAACATACCCAGTTTTTCCCTCAGAAGCTCCAGATACCGTCCCTTCAGGTAAATATCCCTGAACTTCCCGTTTAAATGGGACAGGACGAGGCTCACAACACTGAATCTCTCATCAAAAGGCGCGGCCGCCACACGGCGCGCCATCTCCGTATCCGGTTCTCCGGAAAGGATCCGTTCAATCTGGTAATCTGTTTTATACTTGCTGTAAAGCTCCAGGTAATTGGCGAAATCCTTCGCTATTCCCGGATGTTCAATATACTGATATATGACGTCTCTGTCAACCGTTTTTCCGAGTTTTTCATATATTTCCAGAAAACGGGCGAGATCTTCCCAGCCCCTTGGCGTCGCAAAGCGTTTGCCGTCCACGGTTGTTTCTATCCTGTAAAAATGTTCGGGCCTGGCTTCCAGATAAGCGGTTACCGCCGGATGGATATCAGTCATGACCGCATATTCCTTCCAGACTTTGTAATCCGCCTCCACATCGATTTTCTTAATCCGGTCCAGGGTCGCAATATCAAACTCTCTGACGGATTTATTATACTCCGGCGGGTTTCCGGCCGTCACAATAATCCAGCCTTCGGGAATTCTGTGGTTTCCAAATGTTTTGCACTGCAGAAACTGGAGCATCATCGGCGCCAGCGTCTCGGAAACACAGTTGATCTCATCGATAAAAAGAATTCCTTCCTTAAGCCCCGTCTCCTCCATCCTGTCATAAATAGAGGCCACAATCTCACTCATCGTGTACTCCGTCACGGAACATGGCTTCCCGTCGTACTCTTTCTCCACAATATAAGGAAGGCCGATGGCACTCTGCCTTGTATGGTGCGTGATGGTATAGGAAACCAGTCCCACCTGGCATTCCCTGGCAATCTGCTCCATAATCTGAGTTTTTCCGATTCCGGGAGGCCCCATTAAAAGAACCGGCCTCTGGCGGACGGCAGGGAGCAGATACTCCCCGCGGCCATCCTTCATAAGATACGCTTCGATGCAGTTTTTAATTTCTTGCTTTGCCCGCTTGATATTCATGTCACATCACCTGTTTTTCGGTCTATTCGTCTTACCTGTCATGTCTTCTACTTCGAGTTTAAAAACGGCTGTTTTTTCCACAACCCTGGCGTCAAATTCAAATGCCACGCTCTCTCTGTCATACTGGCGCATGATCAGATTTAATGCCTCATACTTTTCTTCCATATCTTCCACAACGGACGCCCTTCCCGTGCCGCAGACGCTCTCATAAAGCATTGTTGTCTTGCAGGCAGGCTCTTTTAAGACCAGCTCCTCCTCCGCATACATGGAGAATGCGGTCCTGTTATCGCATTTGATCCGGTCAAACTTGGTGCCTTCCCCGGCTCCGTGGAAATAGAAAACAGTTTTTCCCTCCTTAACGCCGGCTCCAAAGTTGATGGGAATCACATAAGGATAGTCCTCTCCGGAAAATGCGAGGCTGCACACACGGCATCTCTTTATTATTTCCATAATTTCATTTTGATTCTCAATTCCCCTGTCTTTTCTTCTCATTGTTCGTTTCTCCTTTCATCCTCAAACTCTTCCGGGTCCAGAATCAGCTTGATCGCCCAGGGCGGAACATCCGCGTCGCTGTAATCGTCCCGCATAAAGACAAACGCCGTATCATAGGCCGGCCTGTGGACCGGAAACATCCCGTAACCGTCCGTAAAATAGATGAGGCCCTTAAGCCCGGTAAACTCCTTTTTCTGCACCAGAGAGTCCACATACTGGAACGCAGGCCTGAAATCCGTGCCCCCGCCTCCGGCAATCTCCATATGATCCATATAATCCTTAAGCTCCAGGGCCGATTCGATTTTCCGGTCACTCTGAATCTTTTCATCACATTGTATCACATGTACGTTCACCTTTGTAAAAAAACTTTCCGCTTCCGAGAGCACGGCATATGTCTGTTCCAGAAACCGTTTTACAAGCTCGCCGGAGCATGACATGGAAGTATCGATCACGATGGCGAATTCCTCGATCTTTTTTATCTCCTTTGTCTCCAGAGGTTCAATCAGAGGCATATTTCCATAGGTTCTCAGTCCGTAATCATAGTAAATGTAATCGAAAGCGTCGGTGTCGATCTGAACCGTCTCCTTCATCACCGAAAATTTCCTTAAAAATTCCCTGTAATCATACCTCTCCCGGTTCTCGATTTTCACCTGGCGGGACAGCTCCCCTGCCTCCTGCGACGCCTTTTTGGAAAAAGATTCCATCTCCGTCTCCATTGATCCGCGCAGATTATCCCACTTGTTCTTTCTCTCCTGTGGCAAGTCCGGCCTGTCGTTTTTATCATTCCAGCGGGAGTGATCATCCCTGTAAAATTCTGCCATAAGCGAAAGATACCGCCCCTCCGGCAGATTTTCTTCCTGGAGG is part of the [Clostridium] symbiosum genome and encodes:
- a CDS encoding VOC family protein → MKFTFAHNNFNVVNLEKSLKFYEEALNLKEVRRKEAADGSFILVYLGDGETGYQLELTWLRDWEKDSYNLGDNEFHLAFVTDDMEASLKKHKEMDCVCFENPAMGIYFISDPDGYWLEIVPAK
- a CDS encoding MBL fold metallo-hydrolase, with the protein product MKITYIHHSSFSVKLDHVTMLFDYYEGPLPDFDRSRPLVVFASHFHGDHFAPVIFDLAEGREDIQYVLSKDINKKKVPGHLLDKVMFVKAGEKYTLHPGKNEKTEEGGNTEPDGVTMEIETFKSTDEGVAFWISCEGKEIYHAGDLNNWWWEGEDKAWNHNMAANYAKEMDKMAGRTADAAFIPLDPRLEQWFYLGMKEFMEKADAKAVIPMHFWKDYSIIEKMRQHPSSEGWRERLIEIHREGEELDI
- a CDS encoding thioesterase family protein — its product is MLKAGIQGRQEVMVTEDNSANALGSGLLEVFATPAMVALMEKTAWMSVAPYMNDGEGTVGTKLNISHMSATPTGMIVWCESELTEVDGRRLVFHVEVFDESGKIGEGEHERFIIKNEKFMSKAAAKRK
- a CDS encoding zinc ribbon domain-containing protein, with translation MIFIGGISSGMKQIEYLKTVICNRCGAYGRYQVYMTYMYFSFFFIPLFKWNRRYYVKMSCCNAVYELNPEIGRMLLRGADVEIRDEDLTLCREGNGNPWEQEERAGHTYGEQNGSNCLPEHSGKKCPNCGYEAAEDFSYCPKCGSRLED
- a CDS encoding DNA glycosylase gives rise to the protein MITKKINNFDLQQIAESGQCFRMNCLEPGRYKAVSGGRYVEVVQEGQTFYFHCSDEDFPFWSRYFDLETDYGAIISSVRKRDVYLQEAACAGSGIRILNQDAWEMIITFIISQQRTIPKIREAVENLSRLYGKERQALSAFGETVLYHTFPTPSQLKKASLEDLQSLKLGYRAKYIHRICRDADEKKLDLSLLPAMDYKKAMEYLIGFYGIGTKVANCICLFGLHHVEAFPVDTWIQQILMNHYYRKKYDSAPKSRLYEMMVQDNFGKYKGCAGVMQQYIFYYERTVLNGRSS
- a CDS encoding EamA family transporter, yielding MIYLILAVLCSASMAVALRLSEEYSSNKYAILMGNYVTCTVVAFLMLPEKQIIPTAKFLMTASAGDPGLKAAMMTAMAAGVLNGIFFLGTLLLLQYSIGKNGAVLSSAFAKLGIMLPVAASIFFLNERPTVLQTAGMALVVAAILVINLEKGKEGASAKMALLVLFLFSGAGDGMSKVFEHIGERRFDALFLFYTFLTALILCLIPMLREVFQEKKRLKAVDFISGIFVGIPNYFSTSLLLAAVTRLPAYLAYPCLSVGTILIVCFVSVLVLKDRMTKRQIYGCGMILLALVLLNL
- a CDS encoding radical SAM protein, whose amino-acid sequence is MIYEGVVYRPPSEARSLIVQVTIGCAHNTCTFCNMYKEKQFRVRKMDEIMADLQEAHDAYAAYVKKVFLADGDALIMKTEDLLTILDAVRRLFPNVTRVASYGTAQDILRKSEDELRQLKEAGLGIVYVGAETGDDEILEYIHKGVTAREVIDAGQKLKRCGIATSVTLISGLGGRKKVKEHALSCAKLISEMNPEYASFLTLRLYEGTPMYDDVVEGRFERITADEIMDEMKIFLENVDSPGTVFRTNHASNYVVLAGDLNEDIPEMLETLERAKESQHYRRFRETGDLL
- a CDS encoding metallophosphoesterase, whose amino-acid sequence is MRKWRKMSLLVYAAELLLLLAVLVLVVKFVPDFSKKGEEQTIYGSSGEQIEESTENTAGEKEGAETGEPPESMEAGADSEHRGTGAGRKKGRPSGGDTAGRETEAEEEPYRPPTMIVASDLHYQSPKMTDFRESLDTYTEWNDGTVVPYLDVIADAFLEEVLKQKPSVLILSGDISQNGEKVNHQELAKKLRRVQDAGIPVLVIPGNHDINHPWAATYFDDKKETAEGVDAKGFYDIYHEFGYDQASSRDKDSLSYLYRLDEHYWMMMLDSCIYEPVHETGGRIKDTTLVWMREQLEAAKEAGAMVIPVAHHNLLKESTLYPEECTLENYRDVVRLLEEYKLPVYISGHLHLQRVKKNVESPLDEGKYGIYEIVSSSLAIPPCQYGIINWTEDGSFRYHTKEVDISGWAERYQEEDPNLLNFKEYSSRFLIETISNQTFKGLETIPEERKLEMAELYGTLNSAYCSGTPISASKVKNSRTYFYWERYLGSSKWFDRLSAILRDTKKDHNSLSLTAGKDFPEWLPEEEDVAIEYERK
- a CDS encoding AAA family ATPase, which gives rise to MNIKRAKQEIKNCIEAYLMKDGRGEYLLPAVRQRPVLLMGPPGIGKTQIMEQIARECQVGLVSYTITHHTRQSAIGLPYIVEKEYDGKPCSVTEYTMSEIVASIYDRMEETGLKEGILFIDEINCVSETLAPMMLQFLQCKTFGNHRIPEGWIIVTAGNPPEYNKSVREFDIATLDRIKKIDVEADYKVWKEYAVMTDIHPAVTAYLEARPEHFYRIETTVDGKRFATPRGWEDLARFLEIYEKLGKTVDRDVIYQYIEHPGIAKDFANYLELYSKYKTDYQIERILSGEPDTEMARRVAAAPFDERFSVVSLVLSHLNGKFRDIYLKGRYLELLREKLGMFRQMADEMPVTEAGTKTVEAKTVEAKTVEAKTVEAKTVEAKTVEAKTVETKTTESAAGLLENLAAEMVIDLEKRHKAGLISRREEHLNRDAADKLQDYALTLEKEHIVSPEAGFAKVRELFREEAREYDTMSETALTMLEHGFDFMEAAFAAGQEMVIFVTELNTNYYSVNFLRENRCERYYEYNKNLLFEDRESDIRKRLAQRT
- a CDS encoding pyridoxamine 5'-phosphate oxidase family protein, giving the protein MRRKDRGIENQNEIMEIIKRCRVCSLAFSGEDYPYVIPINFGAGVKEGKTVFYFHGAGEGTKFDRIKCDNRTAFSMYAEEELVLKEPACKTTMLYESVCGTGRASVVEDMEEKYEALNLIMRQYDRESVAFEFDARVVEKTAVFKLEVEDMTGKTNRPKNR